From the Lysobacter soyae genome, the window TGGCAATTCCTACGGCAAAACCTACACCCGCACCTTGAGTGATGGTCGCGTAGTGACTGCCAAGGGCATGCCGTTCTATGAGAACTTCTATGCCGGCGGCGTCTCGCAAGCAGGTCGCGTGCGCGGCTTCGTCGACAACACCTTGGGCCCGACGGATTTCAGCTCGTTCGGTTACAACCAACCGATCGGCGGCTCGATCAAGACCATCGGCTCGTTGGAACTGTTCTTCCCGAAACTGATCGACTCGCCTGCGGCACGTGTGTCGGCCTTCCTCGACTTCGGTAACGTGTTTGCCGACCGCTCGTCGATCAAGGCCAGCGAACTCCGCGCCTCGGCCGGTGTGGCGATGATGTGGCGTTCGCCGATGGGGCCGATCTCCATCAGCTATGCGATTCCGGTGCGCAAATTCCCGGGCGACCGTATCGAACGCTTACAATTCTCCTTCGCAGGACAGTTCTAACGGAGACGTGCATGCCGGCGACCCGCAGCACCGACGCCGGCTATACGCTGGAAGACATTGCCGAACGATTCGCCCTCACCCTTCGGGGTGAGGCAGGCACACGTGTCACCGGTGTCGCGACCCTGGCCAATGCCGCGGCCACTGATGTCGCCTTTCTCGCCAACCCGCTCTATCGCAATCAAGTGGCACAGACGCGTGCCGCCGCGGTGATTTTGCGTGAGGAAGACGCAGCGCTTGCACCGAAGGGTGCCCTGATTGCGCGAGATCCATACAGCGCGTTCGCCAAGATTTCCGCCCTGTTCGATCCGGATCCGGAACCGGTACCGGGCGTCCACGCCAGTGCTGTTGTTGACGACACCGCGACCATTGCCGCAACCGCGCAGGTCGGTCCGCATTGCGTGATCGGTGCGCGCAGCGTGATTGAAGACGGTGCCGTCATCGGGCCGGGCTGCATCATCGGCGAGGATTGCATCGTCGGCGCCGGCTGCAGCTTGGTCGCACGGGTGAGCTTGGTCAAACGTGTCCGCCTTGGGCGGGGGGTCCGCATCCATCCGGGTGCGGTGTTGGGCGCCGACGGCTTTGGCCTGGCACAAGACATTGACGCCAACGGCGAGCGTCATTGGATCAAAGTGCCGCAACAGGGCGGTGTCGTCATCGGCGACGATTGCGAAATCGGTGCCAACACCACCATCGATCGCGGTGCGCTTGATGACACCATTCTGGGTCGCGACGTGCGGCTAGACAATCAGATCCAAATCGGACACAACGTCGTGATCGGAGATCACACTGCCATGGCCGGCTGCGTGGCCGTCGCCGGCAGCACACGCATCGGCAGCCGCTGCCTGATCGGCGGTGCGGCTGGTATCGTAGGTCACTTGGAGATCTGCGATGGGGTTGTGGTCACCGCCATGAGTTTGGTGACCCATTCGATTGACACGCCCGGCCAATATTCGTCCGGCACGCCGTTGATGGACAGTCGTAGTTGGCGCAGGAGCGCCACCCGTTTCAAACAACTCGATGAACTGGCGCGACGGATCGCCCGGCTCTCGAAGGAGTCGTTGTGACCGCTTCAGTGCAATTGCCGTTGGACGTTGTAAAAATCAAAGAACTGCTGCCGCATCGCTACCCGTTTCTGTTTCTGGACCGCGTCGTTGAATTCGAGGCCGGCGCGCGTATCGTGTGCATCAAGAACGTCAGTGCCAACGAGCCCTACTTTGAAGGCCACTTTCCCAGCCGTCCGGTGATGCCGGGTGTGCTGTTGATCGAAGCGATGGCCCAAGCCGGTGGCGTGCTGAGCCATTTGAGCCGCGGCACTTCTTACGACAACGGACTCTCCTATTTGGTGAAGGTTGATGGTGCGCGTTTCTCGCGCATGGTCGGACCGGGAGACCAAGTGGCGCTCGAAGTGAAAATCAAACGTGCCATCCGCAACATGGTGTTGTACGAAGGTATCGCCCGTGTGGATGGCGAGGAAGTCGCCGCCGCCGAAATCCTCTGTGCCGAGGCCAAATAAGCCCATGCAAGATCTGATCCATCCCACCGCCTCGATCGACCCCGCTGCCCGTCTGGGCGAAGGCGTGCGCGTCGGTGCGTTCACGCTGATTGGCGCCGACGTCGTCATCGGTGACGGCACGGAGATCGGATCACATTGCAGTATTCAAGGCCCCACCCGAATCGGGGCCAACAACAAGATTCATGCGCATGTCGCCATCGGCGGCGACCCGCAGGACAAAAAATTTGACGGTGAGCGCACCACGCTCGTCATCGGCGACGGCAACACCTTCCGGGAATTTTGCACGGTCAATCGCGGCACCGGTCACGGCGGCGGCGAAACGCGCGTGGGAGATGGCAACTGGTTCCTCGCGTATGTGCATGTCGCACACGACTGCATCGTCGGCAGCCATTGCGTGTTTTCCAACAACGCGACGCTGGCAGGTCACGTCACCGTGCAAGATCACGTCATTTTGAGCGGCTTCGTCGGCGTGCATCAGTTCTGCCGGATCGGTGCGCATGCATTCGTCGGCATGGGTGCGTTCGTCAATGGCGACGTCCCACCGTTCGTGATGGTCGCGCAAAGTGATTACAGCCGGCCGCGCGGTATCAATACCGAAGGTTTGAAGCGTCGCGGTTTCAGCGCCGAACGCATCGCCTTGGTGAAGCGTGCCTACCGCGCGTTGTACATGGGCGATGCCAAGCTCGAGGAAGCGAAACAGGAACTCGCCGAAATCGCGACCGGCAGTGAGGACGTGCGCGCATTTCTTGAATTCATTGAACGCGGCGAGCGGCCGCTGTTGCGCTGAAGTGGCGCCGATGGGCCGCCCGTTGCGCATTGCCTTATGCGCGGGTGAAACCTCCGGTGATCAACTCGGTGCCGGTCTGGTTGAAGCACTCAAGCGCGAACTTCCCGACGCGCAATTCGCCGGTATCGCCGGCCCGCGGATGAAAGCTGCAGGCGTCGATGCCTGGGAAGACGCGGATGCTTTGGCCGTGATGGGTTTCGCAGAGGTGTTGTCGCATCTGCCGCGTTTGCTCAAGCTACGCAAAGCGTTTCGGCAGCGTTTGTTGGCATGGCGACCCGATGTCTTCATCGGTATCGATGCCCCTGATTTCAATCTCGGCATGGAAGCTTGGCTTAAATCCCGCGGCGTGCGTACAGTGCATTACGTGAGTCCGAGCGTCTGGGCTTGGCGGGCCGAGCGCGCGGAGAAAATCGGTGAGTCCGCCGATCGGGTGCTGTGCTTGTTTCCGATGGAACCGCCGATTTATGCGCAGTACGACGTCGACGCCACGTTCGTCGGACACCCCTTAGCCGATGAAATACCGCTGACACCTGACCAAGGCGCGGCGCGTTCGCATTTGGGCGTGGAAAACGCTTTGCCGGTCCTGGCTGTGTTGCCGGGGTCGCGGGCCAGCGAGATCGACAACATGTTGCCGGCCTTTCTCGCCGCAGCCAGTCGCGTACAGCAAGTCAAACGCGATCTGCAGGTGTTGATTCCGGCGGCGAATGCGCGCTGCAAAGCCCGGATTCAAGCACACATCACCACGCATGCCGCGCCTGATT encodes:
- the lpxA gene encoding acyl-ACP--UDP-N-acetylglucosamine O-acyltransferase, with the translated sequence MQDLIHPTASIDPAARLGEGVRVGAFTLIGADVVIGDGTEIGSHCSIQGPTRIGANNKIHAHVAIGGDPQDKKFDGERTTLVIGDGNTFREFCTVNRGTGHGGGETRVGDGNWFLAYVHVAHDCIVGSHCVFSNNATLAGHVTVQDHVILSGFVGVHQFCRIGAHAFVGMGAFVNGDVPPFVMVAQSDYSRPRGINTEGLKRRGFSAERIALVKRAYRALYMGDAKLEEAKQELAEIATGSEDVRAFLEFIERGERPLLR
- the fabZ gene encoding 3-hydroxyacyl-ACP dehydratase FabZ, with protein sequence MTASVQLPLDVVKIKELLPHRYPFLFLDRVVEFEAGARIVCIKNVSANEPYFEGHFPSRPVMPGVLLIEAMAQAGGVLSHLSRGTSYDNGLSYLVKVDGARFSRMVGPGDQVALEVKIKRAIRNMVLYEGIARVDGEEVAAAEILCAEAK
- the lpxB gene encoding lipid-A-disaccharide synthase — translated: MGRPLRIALCAGETSGDQLGAGLVEALKRELPDAQFAGIAGPRMKAAGVDAWEDADALAVMGFAEVLSHLPRLLKLRKAFRQRLLAWRPDVFIGIDAPDFNLGMEAWLKSRGVRTVHYVSPSVWAWRAERAEKIGESADRVLCLFPMEPPIYAQYDVDATFVGHPLADEIPLTPDQGAARSHLGVENALPVLAVLPGSRASEIDNMLPAFLAAASRVQQVKRDLQVLIPAANARCKARIQAHITTHAAPDLPVRVFDGQAQAVMIASDVVLLASGTAALEAMLCKRPMVVGHRISGLTYRIVKGLGMLKSRFVSLPNVLADQALIPELLQAECTPEALADAVLAWFDDPERSARVRETFAQIHSQLRKDAARHAAEAVAELITPA
- the lpxD gene encoding UDP-3-O-(3-hydroxymyristoyl)glucosamine N-acyltransferase, which translates into the protein MPATRSTDAGYTLEDIAERFALTLRGEAGTRVTGVATLANAAATDVAFLANPLYRNQVAQTRAAAVILREEDAALAPKGALIARDPYSAFAKISALFDPDPEPVPGVHASAVVDDTATIAATAQVGPHCVIGARSVIEDGAVIGPGCIIGEDCIVGAGCSLVARVSLVKRVRLGRGVRIHPGAVLGADGFGLAQDIDANGERHWIKVPQQGGVVIGDDCEIGANTTIDRGALDDTILGRDVRLDNQIQIGHNVVIGDHTAMAGCVAVAGSTRIGSRCLIGGAAGIVGHLEICDGVVVTAMSLVTHSIDTPGQYSSGTPLMDSRSWRRSATRFKQLDELARRIARLSKESL